In the Mya arenaria isolate MELC-2E11 chromosome 11, ASM2691426v1 genome, one interval contains:
- the LOC128207766 gene encoding extracellular globin-E1-like — protein LFNRLFASHPDVENVFAPFRGMSPEDLNESNQLRSHAMRVMGTVDKCLSCIYESDNVFKILQELGSRHVMDTAKVDYMDLIGPQFILAIQPVMDDEWTPELEQALSDLFKLIAHIMKASMTF, from the exons ttatttaacaggCTGTTTGCCAGTCATCCAGACGTAGAGAACGTTTTTGCGCCATTCAGAGGCATGAGCCCAGAGGACCTCAACGAGAGTAACCAGCTCCGCTCCCACGCCATGCGGGTGATGGGTACTGTGGACAAGTGCCTTAGCTGTATATACGAGTCAGATAACGTCTTTAAAATCCTCCAGGAACTCGGCTCAAGACACGTTATGGACACGGCCAAGGTCGACTATATGGAT TTGATCGGACCGCAGTTTATCCTGGCGATTCAGCCTGTTATGGACGACGAGTGGACTCCGGAACTGGAACAGGCGTTGTCGGATCTTTTTAAGTTGATAGCACACATCATGAAGGCCTCCATGACTTTCTGA